The genomic DNA ATAATGCAGCTCAGATAGAGACAGAACCTTCAGATATTCCTTGGTGCCTCTGAACACTGACTTTATAATAAGCCAAACTCTCAATGTAGGAACTTTCTGTTCCTAcattgtttgtgaatgtttgtaaaTCCGGATGATGCAGCATGAACAATGTTTCCGTCTGCATGCTCACCCACAGTACCCTTAAATCACTTTGttaaaggctaaaaaaaaaaaaactttcccacAAAGCAAAGCATAAGAGTCAGGAAACTATGTGTCCTCTTGTTTATTAAGACTTCTGGAATGTCAATAAGAGCATTTCTATACAGTAGGAGGGCAgcgcacagacacactgacCTTCTGCTATTCTCCTGCTTGATAATGACCCAGACAAAGACATGCTGCCCATCAGCCAGACCTCTAATAAAGCCAGACACGCTCTATCATCTGCTAATAACTTGACGCTGCAGCAAGAGTCACAGACAGGCCAGCTTCTTCTGAATGAGAGGAGCGGGGGACAAAGCTCTTTGCGGACAGGAAGTAGTGGAAAGCATCCCGTTTATCGATCTGGGTCTGTGCGATGGCTGATGGGACTCAGTGTTAACTAcattctttctcttcttcagcCTGCAAACATAGAGCGACAAAGACTAAAAAGAACAGTGCAAAACATTTCACTCTAACAATCAATCCTGTTGGTTCGCTCATTTGCTGGACTCTTTGTGGCTGTGCTGCTACACATAAAATATGACACACCCATACACATGCATACTGTTGCAGGGGAGGTATTTTTCCACAGATAGGGTAGGAAAACTCGTTACTCTTTTCTTAATTGGTATAGAGATTCcattcttttttcctctcagcaACCCCTCCAGGGGAATGCTGATTGATTGTCCTCATAATACCCCTCCGTCGCCTTCCTGCATACACACACGTTCTCTGTTAGACGACACACACGTCAACTCTCTGCAGTCGTCTGAAGACAATTCACAGTTCAGTAGCAGATATCAGTAGCTGTCCTCCAACTTTCACATCACTGGCTCAGACTCACTATGTACCCGTACAACTGGTCTGAGAAGGCCTGCAGAGAGAATTTATCTtgcaccctcctcctcccagctTGTCCCATGACCCTGCGGAGTTGCGGCTCCCCGAACAGCCTCCCCATCCCCTGAGAGAAGGCCTCTGCCGTGGGCTCGCACAGGAAGCCCGTCTCCCCATCAGCAACGCTCTCCAGGGGGCCCCCGGAGTTGACGGCGATAACAGGGCAGCAGCAGTACATGGCCTCCACGGGAACTATCCCAAAATGCTCTCTGCTCGGGGTGTAGAGCACGGCCGCGCTGCCCTGCAGCAGCGCCACCTTCAGTGAGTCAGAGGGGGAGCGCAGGAAAGTCACACAGTCCTCCAGTTGGAGCTGTGCTGCAAGTTCCTTCAGTTCAGTATAATGTTGAACGTTCTCGGTAACTCTGTCATCGTAGCCCCCCGCCACCACCAGGTGAATACCTGCTCCCTGGCCAGGAGAAAGGCTGCTCCTCAAAGCTGCGAGAGCCTCCAGAGCTAGCCCCAGATTCTTCTTCCTCTCGTATCGgttcagagaaagaaacaggcAGGAGGTTCCCTCGGGGAGAAGCCCCTCCAGGCTCTGTGTCTCAGAGGACGGCTGGTCGAAGGTTCGTGTGTTGAGGGAGGGATAGAGGACATCGGTGTGGACTCCTCTCAGACCCTTGAAGGTCTCCCTGAAGATGCCTGCAGTGAACTGGCTGTTTACCAGAATCTACGAAGAAGTAAAGAGAGATTATTTCAGAAGAATCTCACATATATCACAGGTGTTTTAATTCCTTATGAGTGTGATAAAAGCCTGCGGACTTTGATTATCCTAAGGTCTAGTCTAACGTTGAAATGTCATTTCCTTTCTATCAGGGCTCTGAGCTCTTAACACTGTTTGCCGGAGGAGATGTGGCCGTATCACAATTTAAAACATCACTTAGATTTATTTAAGCTGTTGAAAGTGAGGAACCTTatattttgattcattttattgCACCTAAGTTTAAGTAGTTACTCAGAGCTGAGCTAATTCAGAAAGAGAGCGCATCACTGATGAgttgtttgaacatttattgATGAGATAGATATAACTCTAAACAAATAAACTTTATGTGTGTATAACACGGCGGTATTTATTAAGTGCGTAGTTGCTATCTAATGTGTTTGTAGACTCACAAGGTTTAGCTGACAGCTGACAATTTATATATTGATATTTAACTACAGGTTTATGTATATACTGCCGCGACACACAATCGTTAAGAACAGATCATCAATATTCAATCACTGGGCTTTGAAAAATACACATCAATCCTTGTTTTTGTCCTGATGGCATCCTGTACTTTAGTTTTTTTACGCAtgtacagaaaataaagagCTACATTTTTGCACAAggtacaacaacaaaaatatcagTATCTATGAACAGAGCTACACTCATACATATTCAGTGAGAAATCTACAATATGGTATGATTGCAAACAGATCATTAGCCAGTGTGTGTTAAAAAGTCAAAACTATTCAAATAGCTGTTCTGTAGTTGATCTACATGTAACAACAGGTAATCTACTTTCAAGCCTTTAATAAGTTTTCAatctttttatgtgttttatgtaccatgataatgatttaatttttttaactttataatAACATATTGATTATATGCTTGGTCTTCAGTGTAATTCAATTTTTATAATTTTACTATGTGCATCATATCAATTTAAATTTCGCAACGTTTTCTAACTCTTGTTACTGCTTTTTGAGTCCGAAAAAAACATCTtccctctctgcagcctctgcaAAATGCATAAACAAGgctttgaaatacaaagaagaaagtGAATCATATGAGCCTATTAGTTGGGGAAATAGATTTTGAATGTTACTTATAAGCAGCTTATAGCCCCTGGCCTTTTGCAGCCTGAAATCCTCATACATGACCCTTTGGCTATTCTTAAATCTCAAAACACTCCACCAAGGAACTTGCAGCTATTTTATTTGATCCTATTCTTTTTATGGTGTGTTCTTAAacatatctgtttttttaactataCATATGCCATTATGTAACATGGACACAATCCTGTCCTACACATCTCAACCTGTAGAATGATACAACTTTCAACTCTCAGCTGTTACGTACCATATCAGCCATGCCTGTGGTGCGT from Labrus mixtus chromosome 11, fLabMix1.1, whole genome shotgun sequence includes the following:
- the alg2 gene encoding alpha-1,3/1,6-mannosyltransferase ALG2 isoform X1; translated protein: MMVRVVFLHPDLGIGGAERLVVDAAVALKSQGCSVQIWTAHYDPTHCFSETLDPDLPVVCVGDWLPTSVFGFLHALCAYLRMIFVAFYLVFLSGEEYDVIFCDQVSACIPMLRLSRHRKKVLFYCHFPDQLLTQRKSLLKKLYRAPIDWLEERTTGMADMILVNSQFTAGIFRETFKGLRGVHTDVLYPSLNTRTFDQPSSETQSLEGLLPEGTSCLFLSLNRYERKKNLGLALEALAALRSSLSPGQGAGIHLVVAGGYDDRVTENVQHYTELKELAAQLQLEDCVTFLRSPSDSLKVALLQGSAAVLYTPSREHFGIVPVEAMYCCCPVIAVNSGGPLESVADGETGFLCEPTAEAFSQGMGRLFGEPQLRRVMGQAGRRRVQDKFSLQAFSDQLYGYIVSLSQ
- the alg2 gene encoding alpha-1,3/1,6-mannosyltransferase ALG2 isoform X2, yielding MVRVVFLHPDLGIGGAERLVVDAAVALKSQGCSVQIWTAHYDPTHCFSETLDPDLPVVCVGDWLPTSVFGFLHALCAYLRMIFVAFYLVFLSGEEYDVIFCDQVSACIPMLRLSRHRKKVLFYCHFPDQLLTQRKSLLKKLYRAPIDWLEERTTGMADMILVNSQFTAGIFRETFKGLRGVHTDVLYPSLNTRTFDQPSSETQSLEGLLPEGTSCLFLSLNRYERKKNLGLALEALAALRSSLSPGQGAGIHLVVAGGYDDRVTENVQHYTELKELAAQLQLEDCVTFLRSPSDSLKVALLQGSAAVLYTPSREHFGIVPVEAMYCCCPVIAVNSGGPLESVADGETGFLCEPTAEAFSQGMGRLFGEPQLRRVMGQAGRRRVQDKFSLQAFSDQLYGYIVSLSQ